A window of the Nisaea acidiphila genome harbors these coding sequences:
- a CDS encoding SufE family protein, with product MVAETDLAAPERSIAEEQEELISEFAFFDDWMDRYQYLIDLGRKLPELPEEFKRDEFKLKGCQSQVWLVGERHGDRLLFRAISDAAIVSGLIAVILRIYSNRTAEEILATEPDFIRDIGLEEHLSPTRKNGLGAMLNKIKAEAQAAAGG from the coding sequence ATGGTTGCTGAGACCGACCTTGCGGCGCCGGAACGGTCCATAGCCGAGGAACAGGAAGAGCTGATCTCCGAGTTCGCCTTCTTCGACGACTGGATGGACCGTTATCAATACCTGATCGATCTCGGCCGCAAGCTGCCGGAGCTGCCCGAGGAGTTCAAGCGCGACGAGTTCAAGCTGAAGGGCTGCCAGAGCCAGGTCTGGCTGGTCGGTGAGCGGCATGGCGACCGGCTGCTGTTCCGGGCGATCAGCGATGCCGCGATCGTCTCAGGCCTGATCGCCGTCATCTTGCGGATCTACAGCAACCGGACGGCGGAAGAGATTCTTGCCACCGAGCCGGATTTCATTCGCGACATCGGCCTGGAAGAGCATCTGAGCCCGACGCGAAAGAACGGCCTTGGCGCGATGCTGAACAAGATCAAGGCCGAGGCTCAAGCCGCCGCCGGCGGATGA
- the meaB gene encoding methylmalonyl Co-A mutase-associated GTPase MeaB yields MAEPAAAPKRRQMSVDDYVEGVRSSDRAILARAITLIESRNPAHRSQAQEVLNALLPFSGEARRIGITGVPGVGKSTFIEAFGKMLTGAGHKVAVLAVDPSSNRTGGSILGDKTRMQELGRDPDAYIRPSPSAGTLGGVARATRETMVICEAAGFDHVIVETVGVGQSETVVAEMVDFFLVLMLPGAGDELQGIKKGVLEIADMIAVNKADGEIKSRARRAAAEYRRALEIMTPASPNWRPPVSTCSALTRDGLADILAEITRHREILSGTGEFQKKRQEQQVRWMWAMVRERLMARFEEDEAVRRLVTQLEDEVAGAKLTASAAADRLLAAFGFERD; encoded by the coding sequence ATGGCTGAACCGGCTGCCGCGCCGAAGCGGCGCCAGATGAGCGTCGACGACTATGTCGAGGGTGTCCGGTCGAGCGACCGGGCGATCCTCGCGCGCGCCATCACCCTCATCGAAAGCCGCAATCCGGCACACCGTTCCCAGGCGCAGGAGGTGCTGAACGCTCTTCTGCCGTTCTCCGGCGAGGCGCGCCGGATTGGCATCACGGGCGTGCCCGGCGTCGGCAAGAGCACCTTCATCGAGGCGTTCGGCAAGATGCTGACCGGCGCCGGCCACAAGGTCGCGGTGCTGGCGGTGGACCCGTCGAGCAACCGGACAGGCGGCTCTATCCTCGGCGATAAGACGAGGATGCAGGAACTTGGCCGCGATCCCGATGCCTATATCCGTCCCAGCCCTTCGGCGGGAACGCTTGGCGGTGTCGCAAGGGCGACGCGCGAGACCATGGTGATCTGCGAAGCGGCCGGTTTCGACCATGTCATCGTCGAGACGGTCGGCGTCGGCCAGTCCGAGACCGTGGTCGCCGAGATGGTGGATTTCTTCCTCGTCCTGATGCTGCCCGGTGCCGGGGACGAGTTGCAGGGGATCAAGAAGGGCGTGCTGGAGATCGCCGATATGATCGCGGTCAACAAGGCTGACGGCGAGATCAAGTCGCGCGCCCGACGGGCGGCCGCGGAATACCGCCGGGCGCTCGAGATCATGACCCCCGCGAGTCCGAACTGGCGTCCGCCCGTCTCGACCTGCAGCGCGCTGACGCGCGATGGCCTTGCCGATATTCTTGCCGAGATCACCCGGCACCGGGAGATCCTGAGCGGAACGGGCGAGTTCCAGAAGAAACGCCAGGAACAGCAGGTGCGCTGGATGTGGGCAATGGTGCGCGAACGACTGATGGCGCGTTTCGAGGAAGATGAAGCGGTCCGCAGACTGGTGACGCAGCTTGAAGACGAGGTCGCTGGAGCGAAACTGACCGCGAGCGCTGCCGCGGACCGGCTTCTGGCGGCCTTCGGCTTTGAGCGGGACTGA
- a CDS encoding iron-sulfur cluster assembly scaffold protein produces the protein MSGIDAIYQDKILAYAADIPRLGKLEDATHKGHAVSRACGSEISVYLKVEDGRIADYAHKVDACALGSAAASIVARCIVGSSVEEVALARAQMEAMLKRDGPVPDGNFAELGVLQSARSLGNRHSSMLLALEASAKALKSEL, from the coding sequence GTGAGCGGTATCGACGCGATCTATCAGGATAAGATCCTCGCCTATGCTGCCGACATTCCGCGGCTCGGAAAGCTTGAGGACGCAACCCACAAGGGCCATGCGGTCAGCCGGGCCTGCGGCAGCGAAATCTCGGTCTATCTGAAAGTCGAGGACGGACGGATTGCAGATTACGCCCATAAGGTGGATGCCTGTGCGCTAGGCTCGGCCGCTGCCTCGATCGTCGCCCGCTGCATCGTCGGAAGCAGCGTGGAGGAAGTCGCCCTCGCCCGCGCGCAGATGGAGGCGATGCTGAAGCGGGACGGGCCGGTTCCGGATGGAAATTTCGCCGAACTTGGCGTATTGCAGTCCGCGCGTTCGCTCGGCAACCGGCACAGCTCGATGCTGCTGGCTCTGGAAGCCTCTGCGAAGGCGCTGAAATCCGAACTGTAA